CCATAATAACAACGTTTTACGGCCTTGTGAATCTATTAACCATAAAGCAACAATAGTCATCAGGAAATTAATCAGGCCGAGAATTACCGACTGGAACATAGCTCCCTCTTTCATAGAACCTGCAGCCTGAAATATATCTGGCGCGTAAATCAGAACAGCATTCACTCCGGTGATTTGTTGCGCAGCAGCCAGAACTGTCGCTATCAAAACAACCCTCCCCGTTTTTCCTTTAAATAATTCTGTTAAGGAAACTCTTTCCTTGTCCTTCTCCTGATTAAGAGAAAATTCAATTGCCGGCAAATCTTCTTTTACTGACGTTTCTCCGCCAACTTTGAGAAGGACCAGGAGCGCATTGTCTTTTTTACCCTTGGCCAACAGCCACCTTGGGCTTTCGGGAAAAGACATGAACAATAAGATTAGAAATATAAGTCCGAAAACAGCCGGGATGCCAAGCATATACCGCCAACTATCATTACCAAGGCCTATCAGAAAATAATCAAAGACGTAAGCAAGAAGTATTCCTATTGTTATGGCAAATTGATTGAGAGAAACCATTGTTCCTCTGCTTTTAGCCGGTGATATTTCTGAAATATACATAGGAGCAATAACAGACGTAATTCCAACTGCTATTCCTGATAAAACCCGACCGGCATCGAGGAAAAAAATATTTGTCGTAAATGCACATACCAATGCCGACAATGTGTAAAGGACAGCTGAAGCTACCATTACTTTTTTTCTTCCATACAAATCTGCAAATCTGCCTGAAAACAACGCTCCAACTAAAGCTCCTATTGTAAGCAATGCAGCCACCGTGCCTAATGCAGAGTCGGTAAGACCGAACTCACTTTTTATCATAGCGTTTGCTCCTGAAATGCCGGCAATATTAAGTCCAAACAAGAACCCTCCATTAATCGCGACAAACGTAATCCAGTATAAGTATTTTTTACTTGTCATTGGTTATTGATTTTTAAATGTACAATAATTCAGGGTTCAAAATTATCCCATAGTCCTGCCTTTAATTGTGGTTTTGGAACATAAAGAAAGGTTTCCGGCTCCTCTTCAAAGATAGTGTATATCGGTTTGCCAGGCTGAATACCTAATCCTTCATACCTGTTCGGCGATTTACAGATGAGTTCAGACCTTTTATACGTTTGATTCGCCCTCCATTGAATTTCATTCTGTTCACTAAATGCCGGAAACCAGGCTATTCCTTTATGCCTTTTGATTCCATCATATACAAACCCGTAATCTCTGTCGCACCAGGCTCCGAAGGT
The window above is part of the Arcticibacter tournemirensis genome. Proteins encoded here:
- a CDS encoding sugar porter family MFS transporter; translation: MTSKKYLYWITFVAINGGFLFGLNIAGISGANAMIKSEFGLTDSALGTVAALLTIGALVGALFSGRFADLYGRKKVMVASAVLYTLSALVCAFTTNIFFLDAGRVLSGIAVGITSVIAPMYISEISPAKSRGTMVSLNQFAITIGILLAYVFDYFLIGLGNDSWRYMLGIPAVFGLIFLILLFMSFPESPRWLLAKGKKDNALLVLLKVGGETSVKEDLPAIEFSLNQEKDKERVSLTELFKGKTGRVVLIATVLAAAQQITGVNAVLIYAPDIFQAAGSMKEGAMFQSVILGLINFLMTIVALWLIDSQGRKTLLLWGAAGMAVSLGYLTYEFSKPSQNAFSVLIALLTYVSFFAASLAPVMWVVISEIYPSRIRGVAMSFSTAICWLCCFLTIQFAPVIRAELGTTWMFAVFTGFCVLTFLFVIKWIPETKGKSLEQIESEFISSGV